From a single Natronorubrum tibetense GA33 genomic region:
- a CDS encoding AbrB/MazE/SpoVT family DNA-binding domain-containing protein, with protein sequence MVKVDSKGRIVLPQEVRERLGITPGTEVEIHEEGGKAVVEPEDNPEQIIERMDHLVAKTASDRGETTPVDEEVDPIAQKHRAAVRRGAEKNSDE encoded by the coding sequence ATGGTGAAAGTGGATTCAAAAGGACGGATCGTCCTCCCGCAGGAGGTCCGAGAGCGTCTCGGAATTACGCCCGGGACGGAAGTAGAGATCCACGAAGAGGGTGGAAAGGCAGTCGTTGAACCCGAAGATAATCCCGAACAAATTATCGAACGGATGGACCATCTCGTTGCGAAAACGGCTTCTGACCGAGGGGAGACGACTCCGGTTGACGAAGAAGTTGATCCAATTGCCCAGAAGCACCGGGCTGCTGTTCGAAGAGGAGCAGAGAAAAACAGCGATGAGTGA
- a CDS encoding type II toxin-antitoxin system VapC family toxin → MSDASGPYLFDVGVIALAHTETPVREAALSYVRDAIAGEIDAVVPYPALFGAHTVLTTYYGQSNTDASRLLQNFMDAKRIHWYDGIPDDVVRGGLSRSSEANVNGWDGYYAQVAIDEGVNTVLTIDDDFERFDEFDTEVILSSDEFSELNRFLGN, encoded by the coding sequence ATGAGTGACGCTAGCGGCCCGTATCTTTTCGATGTTGGGGTAATTGCTCTCGCACACACGGAGACACCGGTTCGTGAGGCAGCACTTTCATACGTTCGAGACGCCATTGCTGGAGAGATCGATGCCGTTGTGCCATATCCTGCGCTATTCGGCGCGCATACTGTTCTGACGACGTACTACGGGCAGTCAAACACAGATGCGTCCCGGTTGCTGCAAAATTTCATGGACGCAAAACGCATCCACTGGTATGACGGGATACCCGACGACGTTGTCCGAGGTGGGTTGTCGCGGTCGAGTGAAGCAAATGTTAATGGGTGGGATGGGTACTATGCTCAGGTAGCAATTGACGAAGGAGTGAACACTGTGTTGACGATCGACGACGACTTCGAACGGTTTGACGAGTTCGATACCGAAGTCATTCTCTCGTCTGACGAATTTAGCGAACTGAACCGGTTTTTGGGAAACTGA
- a CDS encoding M48 family metallopeptidase, producing MFATVRERIESVEHWELLTLMLLTCAAIVTLYTLGILIVRPFFFGMDFHVYLITAFLVAVGLAGYQYWRSYRIIKQDGVKLQEADHPQLHRSARRFARDFDIEKPELRLLDDPVPNAYAIGGPKNGVVFFNTGLLNTLDERETEAILVHELAHLKHRDSIVMMLAGAVRQLMRRGAFYIALSVVIAANMLFSEDEQKEESQLEYAIVAGTTAFVSGLVLFFSRALSRYREYVADLTAARAIDDPNSMISALRSLEVATAGGKDVENDQAASLYIMNRVEGRLAMLFQTHPSTEQRIDVLGSVEILQR from the coding sequence ATGTTCGCAACGGTCCGAGAGCGGATTGAGTCAGTTGAGCACTGGGAATTACTGACATTGATGTTGTTAACGTGTGCGGCAATCGTGACATTATACACACTCGGAATACTGATCGTTCGTCCGTTCTTTTTCGGGATGGACTTTCACGTTTATTTGATAACCGCGTTTCTTGTTGCTGTAGGGTTAGCAGGGTATCAATACTGGCGAAGCTATCGAATTATCAAACAAGATGGGGTGAAACTACAGGAGGCAGATCATCCACAACTACATCGGTCTGCTCGTCGCTTTGCAAGAGATTTCGACATTGAGAAACCAGAATTACGACTACTTGACGATCCAGTACCGAACGCGTACGCGATTGGCGGCCCAAAGAACGGTGTCGTGTTTTTCAATACTGGACTCCTCAATACACTTGACGAGCGAGAAACTGAAGCTATTCTTGTTCACGAACTCGCCCACCTCAAACACCGCGACAGCATCGTCATGATGCTTGCGGGCGCTGTCCGTCAACTAATGCGCCGTGGTGCGTTTTACATCGCACTTTCGGTAGTGATCGCCGCCAACATGCTCTTCTCGGAAGACGAACAGAAAGAAGAAAGTCAGTTAGAGTACGCTATCGTCGCTGGTACAACTGCGTTCGTATCAGGTCTCGTCTTATTTTTCAGTCGTGCTCTCTCACGATACCGAGAGTACGTTGCGGATTTGACTGCTGCGCGAGCGATTGACGATCCAAATTCAATGATCTCTGCTCTCCGCTCCCTCGAAGTAGCAACCGCTGGCGGAAAAGACGTCGAAAACGACCAAGCTGCATCGCTATACATCATGAACAGAGTTGAGGGCCGATTAGCAATGCTGTTTCAAACACATCCATCGACCGAACAACGAATAGACGTCCTTGGCTCCGTTGAAATCCTTCAGAGATGA
- a CDS encoding metallophosphoesterase family protein, with translation MVRLLLLGDLHLSATGPTTPPECPNIESLDVDAIVSIGDIIDDNTDHAGDETAGSAYERRGRAFFEQLNEVGVPVITVPGNHDPVDCTRRLANGLDNVIVAHRCAVDDLIRKQPTLEAVRFVGWGCKQFDLTPTFAYDQYPGIVPELTEVKSVTQTAAQTANAVEAIVGRFLAGRLDSREAAVELGVSADRQQKCAGELTELAEEFDEIRELLTNKGETTILLSHESPFHVDFDHHHSSEALRGRLHRGSIPLKMAIAASAPDVVFSGHMHAEGRDVIETTGGYADIYNPGSPGVSFVEIETETGSLTRVV, from the coding sequence ATGGTCAGACTCCTCCTGCTCGGAGATCTCCATCTGAGTGCGACCGGACCGACGACTCCGCCAGAGTGTCCAAATATCGAGTCACTAGACGTGGATGCGATCGTCTCGATCGGGGACATTATCGACGACAATACCGATCATGCAGGAGACGAAACTGCTGGAAGCGCTTATGAAAGGCGCGGACGGGCGTTTTTTGAGCAACTGAACGAGGTCGGTGTACCAGTCATCACTGTTCCCGGAAATCACGATCCTGTTGACTGCACGCGACGGCTCGCCAACGGTCTTGACAACGTCATCGTCGCACATCGATGCGCTGTTGATGATCTGATAAGGAAACAGCCAACTCTCGAGGCGGTCCGATTCGTCGGTTGGGGGTGCAAACAGTTCGACTTGACGCCGACGTTCGCGTACGATCAGTATCCAGGGATCGTCCCGGAGTTGACTGAAGTCAAGAGCGTGACGCAAACGGCAGCACAAACTGCGAACGCCGTGGAAGCCATCGTCGGGCGGTTTCTCGCGGGACGACTCGATTCACGAGAAGCGGCAGTTGAACTCGGCGTGTCGGCGGATCGCCAGCAGAAGTGCGCTGGCGAACTCACCGAACTTGCAGAGGAATTCGACGAGATACGTGAGTTGCTTACCAATAAGGGAGAGACGACGATACTGCTCTCGCACGAGTCGCCGTTTCACGTTGATTTTGATCACCACCATTCCTCCGAGGCCCTCCGCGGGCGACTTCACCGCGGCTCAATCCCACTCAAAATGGCGATCGCTGCGTCGGCACCGGACGTCGTTTTTAGTGGCCACATGCATGCCGAAGGACGGGACGTAATCGAAACCACAGGCGGCTATGCAGACATCTACAATCCCGGCAGCCCCGGTGTTTCCTTCGTTGAGATCGAGACAGAGACGGGTTCGCTCACGAGAGTTGTGTGA
- a CDS encoding SIMPL domain-containing protein: MAERSITVLGDGSVQFRPERSEIRFQTSGGGDLPTDAYQTVADRTMALRQSLLDHGCDRSQFETIECTVKHRSNQFDPAPDDLPYCAKETLVLCCRSEKVRDRLVPGLEAGADVLEIQTALSDERRSELRSAALTRATSDAREHAEAIADAEGVELGDLIEISERSPDGMQSLVDEALEYSATDNIVPGPVEINARVTASYEITEP; this comes from the coding sequence ATGGCCGAACGATCGATTACGGTACTCGGTGATGGGAGCGTTCAATTTCGACCGGAGCGATCTGAAATCCGATTTCAGACCAGCGGGGGTGGAGATCTGCCGACAGACGCGTATCAGACGGTTGCTGATCGGACGATGGCACTTCGGCAGTCGCTGCTTGATCACGGCTGCGATCGGTCCCAGTTTGAGACGATCGAGTGTACGGTCAAACATCGATCGAACCAATTCGATCCCGCGCCCGACGACCTACCATACTGCGCCAAAGAAACGCTCGTTCTGTGCTGTCGATCAGAAAAGGTTCGAGATCGGCTTGTCCCCGGTTTGGAAGCTGGCGCGGACGTATTAGAAATCCAGACAGCGCTTTCGGACGAACGCCGATCTGAGTTGCGATCAGCGGCGCTGACGAGGGCAACGAGCGACGCCCGAGAACACGCGGAAGCGATAGCGGACGCCGAAGGTGTCGAACTCGGGGATCTTATCGAGATCAGTGAGAGGAGTCCTGACGGAATGCAATCGCTTGTTGACGAGGCCCTAGAGTATAGCGCTACGGACAACATCGTACCCGGTCCAGTCGAAATCAATGCGCGCGTTACCGCTTCCTATGAGATCACGGAGCCGTAG
- a CDS encoding tubulin-like doman-containing protein, translating into MTTNPTIVVGVGEAGCRMATHLYEDLKRDGESLLDEFSFVGVDTKESDLKAITSKEGFTQITLDPPEEFWENDRESFSYLSSDYELSRSGGATRQRSIARYYIDNKENYVSLYQSLENVFAEFESNDGGSLTDPDIGGANVWLLNSLGGGTGSGAFPLITSILYNVSRARNYKYYLCGIGSLPRLDSLEHRGLPPQANADFYGNAYAALRELAVLIDYNFHEEYQDAAGIDSNKAIRLESEPKRQSELDLPDSAFDFYGLIGANESEMSVSYRDEMNQISANTIRFFAQAVGLEDFPDDRNKPGSEDVLFSLDSTSVRVPMDEVDEYIEVVEAINEIEAELSDVKDRIQRTRRNRDYINGALDIDLRDVDLEELGHVDPEFIRTAKDRTRSIEVASISNPDVLDEEFENYVMNQTPAISDEYDVEKSDVVGLIFYQSLRNRMEDLITNDQSAQDLQEAWTDYSVEIGSFRDEVVDTAELESSSTLRKWEDGLAPFFTGWKKSLQNSLEQIPSYRVLERRNTREDLQKVENLYRNLESAYAQHRTLVNAQNVVTSRLNTQRSNLKSARKEYESQIEEFTSERETLIERQQQRENELQTKEYTLSHTDHERYMSVELRNFETIDEEFLDEMESFSNLIVRNAVSKETVALAIEKQLDELHEPIQDITPYVVSESSYEILGALVDEENRGLLEGELADVSASDVSDALSSFNEVEYSEAFQDPFSIRFVGCYTDVFIENTSEFGTIHDFYTDPDKDVGDLFGLDTTDDDFIADRIAYPELFPEDERIQTYRDPISADD; encoded by the coding sequence ATGACAACGAATCCAACGATAGTGGTTGGGGTGGGTGAAGCTGGCTGTCGAATGGCCACTCACCTTTACGAAGATCTCAAGCGCGACGGCGAGTCTCTACTCGACGAGTTTTCGTTCGTCGGCGTCGACACCAAAGAGAGCGATCTGAAGGCGATCACGTCAAAAGAGGGGTTCACCCAGATCACGTTAGATCCGCCCGAAGAATTCTGGGAGAACGATCGCGAGTCGTTCAGTTATCTCTCGTCGGACTACGAACTGAGCCGGAGCGGAGGCGCCACTCGCCAGCGGTCGATCGCCCGGTACTATATTGACAACAAGGAGAACTACGTCTCGCTCTATCAGAGCCTCGAAAACGTATTCGCCGAGTTCGAGAGCAACGACGGCGGCTCGCTAACAGATCCCGATATCGGGGGCGCGAACGTCTGGTTGCTCAACTCCCTGGGCGGGGGGACCGGAAGTGGCGCATTCCCGCTCATCACTTCGATACTCTACAACGTCTCACGGGCCCGGAACTACAAGTATTACCTCTGTGGCATCGGCTCACTCCCGCGCCTCGACAGCCTGGAGCATCGTGGGCTCCCTCCCCAGGCGAATGCCGATTTCTACGGGAACGCGTACGCTGCACTTCGAGAGCTCGCGGTCCTCATCGATTACAATTTCCACGAAGAGTATCAGGACGCGGCAGGAATCGACTCCAACAAGGCGATCCGTCTCGAATCGGAGCCAAAACGACAATCAGAACTGGACCTCCCTGACAGCGCATTCGACTTTTACGGCCTGATCGGGGCGAACGAAAGCGAAATGAGCGTCAGCTACCGGGACGAGATGAACCAAATCTCGGCGAATACGATCCGATTCTTCGCCCAAGCCGTTGGCCTCGAGGACTTCCCGGATGACCGAAACAAGCCTGGATCGGAGGACGTGTTATTTTCGCTAGACAGTACTTCGGTTCGCGTTCCGATGGACGAAGTCGATGAGTACATTGAGGTCGTTGAGGCGATAAACGAAATCGAAGCGGAGCTTAGCGATGTCAAAGATCGGATCCAGCGCACCAGACGGAATCGCGACTACATCAACGGAGCGCTGGATATAGACCTTCGGGATGTGGATCTCGAGGAACTCGGCCACGTTGATCCAGAGTTCATTAGAACAGCTAAAGATCGCACTCGAAGCATCGAGGTAGCGTCGATATCGAATCCTGATGTGCTGGACGAGGAGTTTGAGAATTACGTAATGAATCAAACGCCGGCCATCAGCGATGAGTACGATGTTGAGAAGTCCGACGTGGTCGGGCTCATATTCTATCAGTCGCTCCGGAACCGGATGGAAGATCTAATCACAAATGATCAGTCGGCTCAGGACCTTCAGGAGGCGTGGACGGACTACAGCGTCGAGATCGGTTCGTTCCGAGATGAAGTCGTGGACACCGCTGAGTTAGAAAGCAGTTCGACACTTCGAAAGTGGGAGGACGGTCTTGCCCCCTTCTTTACGGGCTGGAAGAAAAGCCTACAGAACTCGCTCGAGCAGATCCCCTCGTATCGAGTGCTTGAGCGACGGAACACAAGAGAGGACCTCCAGAAAGTCGAAAACCTGTACAGGAATCTCGAATCGGCGTACGCTCAACATCGAACGCTGGTCAACGCCCAGAACGTGGTGACGTCGCGATTGAACACGCAGCGGTCGAACCTCAAGTCCGCCCGTAAAGAGTACGAGAGCCAGATCGAAGAGTTCACGTCCGAGCGAGAAACGCTGATCGAGCGTCAACAGCAACGAGAAAACGAGTTACAGACGAAAGAGTACACGTTATCACACACCGACCATGAGCGGTACATGTCCGTGGAGCTTCGAAATTTCGAAACGATCGACGAGGAGTTCCTGGACGAAATGGAGAGTTTCTCGAACCTGATCGTTCGCAACGCGGTAAGCAAGGAGACGGTGGCGTTGGCAATCGAGAAACAGCTCGACGAACTTCACGAACCGATTCAGGATATCACGCCATACGTTGTCTCCGAGAGTAGCTACGAGATTCTTGGAGCGCTCGTGGACGAAGAGAACCGGGGGCTTCTCGAGGGAGAACTTGCCGACGTTTCGGCGAGCGACGTCTCCGACGCCCTCAGTTCGTTCAACGAGGTGGAGTACAGCGAAGCGTTCCAAGATCCGTTTTCGATTCGATTCGTCGGCTGTTACACCGACGTATTCATCGAAAACACCAGCGAGTTCGGAACCATTCACGACTTCTACACTGATCCCGATAAGGACGTAGGAGACCTGTTCGGACTAGATACGACCGACGACGACTTCATCGCGGACCGAATTGCCTACCCGGAACTGTTCCCGGAAGACGAGCGGATCCAGACCTATCGAGATCCGATTTCGGCAGACGACTAA